ATTCCATAGTGCTATTGAGCAATCTTGGTTATTCCAGCTCTGGAGAAGTATTAAACTGCAAGTATGCTATATGACTTTTGATAggtatttttgttgttgatttgCATAAACTGGTGCTGCATAATGTTTACATAATCTGTTACCTCAAACGATAAATGCAGTCCAGACAGCTAGATACTAAAGTTTAATGATTTGCTTCCAGCATCTATTTCAATCAAACTTGTATTTGACATGTCTGTGCTACTCTAACTTATCTAAAATCACTTTGTTACTGTTTAGCTGTTTGACAAGTACTCAAGGGATTTTGTGAAACACATTCACTTGTAAGTTGCAAACCTTAAAGTATCCACGTGCATTTAGATACAATTAAAGAAATCTAGAATTTTCACAAGGAAAGTTTATTCTTAACCTTCTGCTCTATGTTTTATTCCTTCTATTCAAGTTAGTAGTCTTCCTATCTATGGATATGTATAGGACAAATAAACTTTCATCTATATGAAGGGTGGCATTGCTGGTATTCATTTCATTGAAAGTTAACTTATTTGATGACTTCAAGATactacaaaatacacttggtaaGAGAAAAAGAACTTACTACGGTAAGCTTGTCTGAAGCCACACCTGGTCAGTAGTCAGTTTTATGTCGCTTCAACTCATGTATCATTCACTTCTATCCTGTAGAGAGATCAGATAATTCATTATGCCACTGGGAGGTGGTTTTTAGGTTTATATTGTATATGTAGATAGCAATTGCTAGTTGATCAGGCTAAATAGTTCtcagtttaaaatttaaaggttTGACATGTGCTCTGTTGTTCATGCAACTGTAGCTACTCttacctattttatttttctttgagttGTTAAGACTGATGATATGATCGTTCAAAATTGAAGCACATACGAAGTTGCAACGGCTTGTGCCTTAGCTCTAGGAGCAGAAAAACTAATTTGTATCATAGACGGCCCAATTCTTGATGAGTCGAGCCGTCTCATTCGTTTCTTAACTCTTCAAGATGCTGATATGCTGGTCCGCAGACGAGCTGAGCAAAGTGAGACTGCTGCTAATTATGTAAAAGCTGTTAGTCAGGAGGACTTCAATCGTTTAGGTTACCATGGTTCCAATGGATCGCTCCCTTCCCAAAATGGCGATGTTTATAGCCAAAGATATAATCCGACATTTCAGAATGGCATTGGTTTTGACAATGGAAATGGGCTTTGGTCTAGTGAACAAGGTTTTGCCATTGGAGGACAAGAGAAACTAAGCCGATCAAATGGTTATCTCTCAGAATTAGCTGCTGCTGCTTTTGTTTGCCGAGTAAGTTCCTGATAACacaatcaaattattttttaccatGCTTATCTTCGTAATGCTAACCTGTTACTGATGAGTCTTGAAGATACAAAGGAAGTTTACAGATTATCTTGTAAAATCGCATCTCTttgttattaataatttttttttggggttcCCACCCGGTGTCTGGAGCCCACATTGTAGCACCGACTAAATTCCGATCGCGCATTGCAGGGCCCATTCAGGGGTATCGCTCCCAACAAGACTTTCTCCATACCCAGGGCTCAAACCCGAGACCTCTGGTTAAGGCCgatatgtgtgtttcatggaTAGACAACTCGTTATTTTTACGCTAGTGATTGACATTGTGCAGAATATTATAAATATCCACTCTCCTAGTGTTCTTCCATCTTAATTGCTTTAAATGTggaatttttcattattaagaATATTGTCACCTCACTTATTAGCGTGATATCTTTTTCTTGTTGAAACTTATTCAAAGAATATATTTCTATTTCCATCAGGGAGGTGTTCAAAGAGTGCACCTGCTGGATGGCACTATTGGTGGAGTTTTATTAAAGGAATTGTTCCAAAGAGATGGAGTTGGGACAATGGTTGCTAGGTATTATGAATATTCTGAAGAATATTAGTTGTGATTACTGTTTCAAAATCTGTTAATTCAATTGCCAAATTTGGATCGATAGTTCTAGATTCGTCAGACTAATCCTCCTTTGCTTTATGCTTAAAATACGACGGTTGGAAGCATAGAGTGCATGTAGAAAACCATGTTATTACTTGGTCCAATTTCTCTGTCAAAAATTGCTTAAATCTCTAAGAGTTGGAAACTTATCGGAATATACAACTATTGTGCTATTGTTCAATCTGATTTGGACACTTATGCTTCATACTTATCAGGAATTTCTGTACAACTCAAAGATCCGGTCATCATCAATAAATAGGTTCAGAAGTTAATGAAATGTTTAACCAGCTCTCTTATCTTTCCAAATGAAACTATCCTCCTTTTACCTTTGATCAGCAGTATCTTAAAAACTGCACGACCAGTGAGAACCAGGATGTTATCATGACATTGAATATCAATACCCTCCAAAGTTTCCAGGATGTTAAATCTTAGTTTATGCTTATGTTAATCCCATCAGCTAATATGTGCATGAATCTGTGGTCCAGCGATCTTTATGAAGGAGCACGGATGGCCAGGGTGTCAGATGTTCCTGGAATAAAGCAGTTGTTACAACCGCTGGAAGAGTCTGGAACATTGATCAGAAGAACTGAGGAAGAGGTTACACCTAATGCTTGTCATTGTTCAAATTTATCTAGTCAGCTTCTGTTTTATCTTTGTTGGCTTATGTTTCTTTAACCATAATCTTTCATTGTTTAACTTGTTCTAGCTGGTGAAAGCACTGCAGTCATTCATTATTGTGGAGAGAGAGGGTCATATTATAGCATGTGCAGCTCTCTTCCCTTACTTTGAAGAAAAATGTGGGGAGGTTGCTGCTATTGCTGTTTCTCCTGATTGTCGTGGCCAAGGACAGGGAGACAAGTTACTCGGTATGGTGACACTTTTCTCATAATAGAACCATTTATTCTTCCACATTGAAGACATATGAGCACCTTCGAGGATATTTTATTTCCTATTTAATCCATATTGGAATTGCAAGCACATTAGCAAGAGAGTACTAGTATGTGTGTCCCAAGGACCACCGCCTGGTCCATTATGGAATGAACTTATAACCATGAAATCTGACTCGATTATCAGATTATGAGCCTTTTGTGGCAAGCTTTTAGAAATTGCTAATATAGAGATACTTTTGTCAAAATAGCTCTTCAGAGAATTATTTTTGGAGAGAAGCAGTTTGTCTTTGGCTAATTCATTTGAGAAGTACTTCCTATCGTATTTGATAAATGGATATTTGGACGATCTTTTTTAATAGTGATTTTGAGCATCCGTATTCACCAATAACTTTGTATTCCAAAATTTTGCAGATTATATTGAAAAGAAAGCATCTTCTCTTGGATTGCAAATGCTCTTCCTTCTAACAACTCGCACAGCTGATTGGTACTCTCCTCTCACATTTCTACCTTTTATTCCCATGGCATTCAGTAGTTTACTGATAGTACCATACAATTCTACTTTCAATTAAGCAAGTGAACATAGTTTGTCCAAGTAGAGGTTTGGACACTTAACTAATTGACAATCGCCCAATGACAGCTTAGAGTAAtgta
This window of the Solanum pennellii chromosome 2, SPENNV200 genome carries:
- the LOC107008846 gene encoding probable amino-acid acetyltransferase NAGS1, chloroplastic; translated protein: MAALCGNSIWTPQARNCFQRGITSSNSLKFLPFPFSCCKRLWGRSLKCRVLGETDDVGFEVSSAIKDDLFVGFFREAWPYFLAHRGSTFVVLISAEIVDSPHLDHLLMDISLLHGLGIKFVLVPGTHVQIDRLLTERGSEAKYVGRYRITDPDSLEAAMDTSGRIRLMIEAKLSPGPSLTGVRRHGDNSRWHDSVGVASGNFLSAKKRGVVEGIDYASTGEVKKIDVSRIRERLDQDSIVLLSNLGYSSSGEVLNCNTYEVATACALALGAEKLICIIDGPILDESSRLIRFLTLQDADMLVRRRAEQSETAANYVKAVSQEDFNRLGYHGSNGSLPSQNGDVYSQRYNPTFQNGIGFDNGNGLWSSEQGFAIGGQEKLSRSNGYLSELAAAAFVCRGGVQRVHLLDGTIGGVLLKELFQRDGVGTMVASDLYEGARMARVSDVPGIKQLLQPLEESGTLIRRTEEELVKALQSFIIVEREGHIIACAALFPYFEEKCGEVAAIAVSPDCRGQGQGDKLLDYIEKKASSLGLQMLFLLTTRTADWFVRRGFSECSIDHIPEQRRKKINLARRSKYYMKKLLPDKSGIRIDCTFA